From a single Novosphingobium sp. 9U genomic region:
- a CDS encoding SDR family NAD(P)-dependent oxidoreductase — protein sequence MARACRQWMRILMDSFRGKTVLLTGGASGIGAATARRFANAEAKVWISDVDVDRAQALAAEIVSSGGAAKALRCDIGVEDDVRSAVETVMSADGRLDAMHNNAALLSADTLEHDKDICTIPTEIWDSVMSVTLRGTMLGCRYAVNAMRRNDGGAIVNTSSMLGVAVDNSLPAYSVAKAGINMLTQWVAAKYGREGIRCNAVAPSIIRTPLLERAMPIELVKMHEDCTLTPGLGTPDDIADIVYFLASDASRYLTGQVLRADGGTTITVPMYAQARPLFD from the coding sequence GTGGCCCGAGCTTGTAGACAATGGATGCGTATCTTGATGGATAGCTTTAGAGGGAAAACCGTTCTGCTGACCGGAGGTGCTTCCGGTATCGGGGCCGCTACAGCACGCCGGTTTGCGAATGCCGAAGCCAAAGTGTGGATCAGCGACGTGGACGTGGACCGCGCCCAGGCGCTGGCGGCCGAGATCGTCTCTTCCGGCGGAGCAGCCAAGGCGTTGCGCTGCGACATCGGCGTCGAGGATGATGTCCGCAGTGCGGTTGAGACCGTCATGTCCGCCGATGGAAGGCTCGACGCCATGCACAACAACGCCGCGCTGCTTTCCGCCGACACTCTCGAGCACGACAAGGACATTTGCACGATTCCAACGGAGATCTGGGACTCGGTCATGTCGGTGACGCTGCGGGGCACGATGCTGGGTTGCCGCTATGCGGTGAATGCGATGCGCAGGAACGACGGCGGCGCGATCGTGAATACGTCGTCCATGCTCGGCGTGGCGGTCGACAACAGCCTGCCGGCCTATTCGGTCGCCAAAGCCGGGATCAACATGCTCACGCAGTGGGTCGCGGCAAAGTACGGACGAGAGGGCATCCGCTGCAATGCGGTGGCACCCTCAATCATCCGCACGCCCTTGCTGGAGCGCGCGATGCCGATCGAGCTTGTGAAGATGCACGAAGATTGCACACTTACGCCCGGGCTCGGGACGCCCGACGATATCGCCGATATCGTCTACTTCCTCGCCAGCGACGCTTCTCGCTATCTGACCGGTCAGGTTCTGCGCGCGGATGGCGGAACGACGATCACTGTGCCGATGTACGCGCAGGCGCGCCCCTTGTTCGACTGA
- a CDS encoding VOC family protein: MTSANPVQAGSEIGADAFSPSPMSDTDSQLRFMQLAINTNDLPGTLRLYHEAFGFANAGAQTAWGDLIRIQDLPPSARTLVWFMVGRQDFVQFEIFHHTVPAQRLLPADWRPCDLGWVRFGVSVPDLDRTIAALARWDVEILSGPIDLGRGRRLCFRDPFVGVMVEVMEESATLPGGVRHRRFDLEPAIIYVTSSVPDIRAARHFWETQVGLPILPLATLHAPEDEALWGLEGAEMEGFVAVAGDVLLEIVEYRTPSGRAKPTDYRLSDQGIVNIAVTTQDTSVVQAVIDRLDAEGRGPPRITSGPGILGTYVLDQGRELELLALPKAYETALGLVPGPDFLGAPSNPQNAMMLTER; this comes from the coding sequence ATGACCAGCGCGAATCCGGTGCAAGCGGGCAGCGAGATCGGTGCCGATGCCTTTTCGCCTTCTCCCATGAGTGATACCGATAGCCAACTGCGCTTCATGCAGCTGGCTATCAACACGAACGATCTGCCCGGCACACTGAGGCTCTACCATGAGGCCTTCGGGTTCGCGAACGCCGGTGCACAGACAGCCTGGGGTGACTTGATCCGGATCCAGGACCTGCCGCCCTCAGCACGGACGCTGGTCTGGTTCATGGTGGGCCGGCAAGATTTCGTGCAGTTCGAGATCTTTCACCACACCGTGCCGGCGCAACGTCTACTGCCCGCTGACTGGCGGCCATGCGACCTTGGCTGGGTGCGCTTCGGCGTGTCCGTTCCCGATCTCGACCGCACGATCGCGGCACTGGCGCGTTGGGACGTCGAAATCTTGTCCGGGCCGATCGATCTCGGCCGTGGCCGTCGCCTGTGCTTTCGCGACCCCTTCGTCGGCGTTATGGTTGAGGTTATGGAGGAGTCCGCTACCCTCCCCGGCGGCGTTCGCCACCGTCGCTTCGATCTAGAACCGGCGATCATCTACGTCACCAGCTCTGTGCCGGATATCAGGGCAGCACGCCACTTCTGGGAAACGCAGGTCGGTCTGCCGATACTCCCGCTTGCGACGCTGCATGCCCCCGAGGATGAAGCGCTCTGGGGCCTTGAGGGCGCCGAGATGGAGGGCTTCGTGGCGGTTGCGGGCGACGTCCTACTCGAGATCGTCGAGTATCGGACGCCAAGCGGGCGCGCGAAGCCCACCGACTATCGGCTTTCCGACCAGGGCATCGTCAATATCGCCGTGACTACGCAGGACACCAGTGTGGTCCAGGCCGTGATCGACCGCCTAGACGCGGAGGGAAGAGGTCCGCCGCGTATCACCTCCGGTCCTGGCATCCTCGGCACCTACGTTCTGGATCAGGGCCGGGAACTCGAATTGCTGGCTCTGCCCAAAGCCTATGAAACTGCACTGGGGCTGGTGCCCGGGCCCGATTTTCTCGGAGCCCCATCAAATCCGCAGAACGCCATGATGCTGACGGAGCGCTAA
- a CDS encoding SDR family NAD(P)-dependent oxidoreductase gives MVGILQDRTALVTGAASGIGLGIAQAFVREGARVIAVDISGSTLSAAFDGVDAVTQVELDVSLPDAPSQLVETARATFGGLDILMNNAGITGALAPIHETDDANWYKVMSVNMDPVFRITRDFVPLLKESKFARVINTASVCSKYAIPLVGVYTASKHAVLGLTKAFALDLGQYGITVNCIMPANVVTGITKDFYPDPESEYGKEFLSGVSLMGRYGRPEDMAGAVLYLASDAATYVTGTALAVDAGMMARMPSLPDVAGQAR, from the coding sequence ATGGTTGGCATTTTGCAGGATCGCACGGCGCTGGTGACCGGCGCGGCGAGCGGTATCGGTTTGGGGATCGCACAAGCTTTCGTTCGCGAGGGCGCACGCGTCATTGCCGTCGACATCTCGGGTTCCACGCTGAGTGCAGCCTTCGACGGGGTGGACGCAGTGACTCAGGTCGAGCTCGACGTCTCTCTGCCCGATGCCCCCTCGCAGTTGGTCGAGACAGCACGCGCCACATTTGGCGGGCTCGACATCTTGATGAACAATGCCGGCATCACCGGCGCACTCGCCCCAATCCACGAGACCGACGACGCCAACTGGTACAAGGTCATGTCTGTCAACATGGACCCAGTCTTCCGCATTACCCGTGACTTCGTGCCGCTCCTCAAGGAGAGCAAGTTTGCGCGCGTCATCAACACCGCCTCGGTTTGCAGCAAGTATGCAATTCCCCTCGTCGGCGTCTATACGGCCTCGAAACACGCGGTGCTGGGGCTGACGAAAGCCTTCGCGCTCGATCTCGGACAATACGGCATTACCGTGAATTGCATCATGCCGGCCAATGTGGTGACCGGCATCACCAAGGACTTCTACCCCGACCCCGAAAGTGAATACGGCAAGGAGTTCCTTTCCGGTGTCAGCCTCATGGGTCGCTACGGACGGCCCGAAGACATGGCGGGCGCGGTACTCTATCTCGCATCGGATGCTGCGACTTACGTGACCGGCACTGCGCTGGCAGTGGACGCAGGCATGATGGCCCGCATGCCCAGCCTGCCCGACGTTGCCGGACAGGCGAGATGA
- a CDS encoding NAD(P) transhydrogenase subunit alpha, with protein MHTASSTTDLLFVFMLAAFLGFQLIKRVSPLLHSPLMSLTNAIAAVVVVGAIMVAAEDGATPLAKVLGFIAVTAATVNAVSGFLITDRMLKMFKTKKKN; from the coding sequence ATGCACACTGCATCTTCTACGACGGACTTGCTGTTCGTTTTCATGCTGGCCGCGTTCCTCGGCTTCCAGCTGATCAAGCGGGTCTCGCCGCTGCTCCACTCGCCGCTGATGAGCCTCACCAACGCGATCGCCGCGGTCGTGGTCGTCGGCGCGATCATGGTCGCGGCAGAGGACGGTGCGACGCCGCTCGCCAAAGTGCTCGGCTTCATTGCCGTGACTGCAGCCACCGTGAACGCGGTTTCAGGTTTCCTGATCACCGACCGCATGCTCAAAATGTTCAAGACGAAGAAGAAGAACTGA
- a CDS encoding alcohol dehydrogenase, with product MEAYAIIQHGRPLEKVSRPTPVPVGREVLVAVTHSGICHSDLHVIEGHYDLGSRGDLELGKRGLTLPLIPGHEVVGKVVSWGPEADGQGLVAGDLKLVFPWVGCGECSRCRADEQNLCLSTRPMGLVTDGGYGTHVLVSDPKYLLDIEGLDPAVAATYACSGVTVFSAIRKLMPLDHAETIVVIGAGGLGLNAISLLRALGHERICAVDTGQSKLDAAVAQGAASVVLADGDSASTVAKIAAACDGRVFSIIDTVNASPTAEFAFDALSKGGKLVQVGLFGGELKLPLPLMPAKSATLQGSYVGGLAELREVVSLAKQGLMPAIPVTPRNLDDVNEALDELRDGRVIGRMVIVLDADHQHPAGAIAGATVGEE from the coding sequence TTGGAAGCGTACGCAATCATTCAACACGGCCGTCCATTGGAGAAGGTGTCGCGCCCAACTCCGGTACCAGTCGGCCGCGAGGTGCTCGTCGCCGTCACGCACAGCGGGATCTGCCACTCCGACCTGCACGTAATCGAGGGCCACTACGACCTTGGTAGCCGAGGCGATCTGGAACTTGGCAAGAGAGGGCTGACGCTCCCGCTTATTCCCGGGCATGAAGTCGTTGGCAAGGTGGTCTCCTGGGGACCCGAAGCCGACGGCCAAGGCTTGGTTGCGGGCGATCTGAAGCTCGTGTTCCCCTGGGTCGGTTGCGGCGAGTGCTCGCGCTGCCGGGCCGATGAGCAGAACCTGTGCCTTTCCACTCGTCCGATGGGCCTCGTGACCGATGGTGGTTACGGCACGCATGTCCTGGTCAGCGATCCCAAGTACCTGCTCGACATCGAGGGCTTGGATCCTGCCGTCGCCGCGACGTATGCCTGCTCGGGCGTGACGGTCTTCAGCGCAATCCGCAAGCTCATGCCGCTTGACCACGCGGAGACGATCGTCGTGATCGGTGCAGGTGGCCTGGGTTTAAACGCAATCTCGCTGCTGCGAGCACTCGGGCATGAACGAATCTGCGCCGTCGATACTGGCCAGAGCAAGCTGGACGCCGCCGTGGCACAAGGGGCCGCAAGCGTGGTGCTGGCCGATGGGGACAGTGCATCGACCGTCGCCAAGATCGCTGCAGCCTGTGACGGGCGCGTGTTCTCCATCATCGATACGGTGAATGCGTCTCCCACGGCCGAGTTCGCGTTCGATGCGCTCTCGAAAGGCGGCAAGCTCGTCCAGGTCGGCCTGTTCGGCGGCGAGTTGAAGCTGCCCTTGCCGTTGATGCCGGCCAAGTCGGCGACGCTGCAGGGCAGCTATGTTGGCGGCCTTGCAGAGCTGAGAGAGGTCGTCTCACTTGCCAAACAGGGTTTGATGCCGGCCATCCCCGTCACTCCGCGGAACCTGGACGACGTAAACGAGGCTTTGGACGAGCTGCGTGACGGCCGTGTGATCGGTCGCATGGTGATCGTCCTCGACGCTGATCATCAACATCCTGCCGGCGCAATCGCCGGCGCCACCGTCGGCGAGGAGTGA
- a CDS encoding NAD(P)(+) transhydrogenase (Re/Si-specific) subunit beta codes for MQGDVTTFVQAAYLIAACLFILALLWMSSPATARRGVWAGEVGMVLAVAGTLLHHEIVDYRLILIAVLLGSAVGVPMAYLMPMTAIPQRTAISHAFGALAVGLIGAAEYYKLAQAQPAGSFVLWALMFEMLLGFLTCSASVVAFAKLQEIMNTRPIMFAGQRVVNALVFAAAIACAGVLIFTPPSSTLFPVFVGLALLFGVLLVIPIGGADMPTVIALLNSYAGLAASAMGFALNNKLLIVVGALDGTSGFILAVIMCKAMNRSFSNVLFGGFGQMVAGSAAKGEDDRPVRSMSAEEAAPMLDMAGSVVIIPGYGMAVAQAQHRVAELYKHLEEAGVDVKFAIHPVAGRMPGHMNVLLAEADVPYDKLVELEDINPDMPQTDIALVVGANDTVNPAARDDPASAIAGMPIIEADRARTVFVLKRGMAAGFAGIDNPIYFNENTQMLFGDAKKMAEQLVRELQAG; via the coding sequence ATGCAGGGCGATGTCACCACCTTCGTGCAGGCGGCCTACCTGATCGCCGCCTGCCTTTTCATCCTCGCTCTGCTATGGATGAGCAGCCCCGCTACTGCCCGCCGCGGCGTCTGGGCAGGCGAGGTCGGCATGGTTCTCGCCGTTGCCGGCACCCTCCTGCATCATGAGATCGTCGACTACCGACTGATCCTCATCGCCGTGCTGCTGGGGTCGGCAGTCGGTGTGCCGATGGCGTACCTGATGCCGATGACGGCAATCCCCCAGCGCACCGCCATTAGCCACGCGTTCGGCGCGCTGGCGGTCGGGCTGATCGGCGCGGCCGAGTACTACAAGCTGGCGCAGGCCCAACCAGCGGGCAGCTTCGTGTTATGGGCGCTGATGTTTGAGATGCTGCTGGGCTTCCTCACCTGCAGCGCCAGCGTGGTCGCCTTCGCCAAGTTGCAGGAGATCATGAACACACGGCCGATCATGTTCGCGGGTCAGCGTGTGGTGAACGCGCTCGTGTTCGCCGCGGCGATCGCTTGCGCCGGCGTGCTGATCTTCACGCCGCCATCCAGCACTCTGTTCCCCGTCTTTGTAGGGCTTGCGCTGCTGTTTGGCGTGCTGCTGGTGATCCCGATCGGCGGCGCCGACATGCCGACCGTCATCGCCTTGCTCAACTCCTACGCCGGCTTGGCTGCGAGTGCCATGGGCTTTGCGCTCAATAACAAGCTGCTGATTGTCGTGGGTGCGCTCGATGGTACCTCAGGCTTCATCCTCGCAGTTATCATGTGCAAGGCGATGAACCGCTCGTTCTCGAACGTGCTGTTCGGTGGCTTTGGCCAAATGGTAGCTGGCAGCGCGGCGAAGGGCGAGGACGACCGCCCTGTCCGCTCAATGAGTGCGGAAGAGGCGGCGCCCATGCTCGACATGGCCGGCTCGGTGGTAATCATCCCTGGCTACGGCATGGCCGTGGCGCAGGCACAGCATCGGGTCGCGGAGCTCTACAAGCACCTGGAAGAAGCCGGCGTTGACGTCAAATTCGCGATCCATCCCGTCGCAGGGCGCATGCCGGGGCACATGAACGTGCTGCTCGCCGAAGCCGACGTGCCCTACGACAAGCTGGTCGAGCTCGAGGACATCAACCCCGACATGCCGCAGACCGACATCGCGCTGGTGGTGGGCGCCAATGACACGGTGAACCCGGCGGCTCGCGACGATCCGGCTAGCGCGATCGCGGGCATGCCAATCATCGAGGCAGACCGGGCGCGCACGGTGTTCGTATTGAAGCGCGGCATGGCGGCGGGTTTCGCCGGCATCGACAACCCGATTTACTTCAACGAGAATACCCAGATGCTGTTCGGCGACGCCAAGAAGATGGCCGAGCAACTGGTCCGCGAGCTGCAGGCGGGGTGA
- a CDS encoding NAD(P) transhydrogenase subunit alpha has translation MKIAVVREHADGEKRVAATPETVKKFIALGADIAVEVGAGASSHITDEDYRAAGATVANRAATLAEANIVLAVQGPEAASLAGATPGAWVVGALNPFAHGAKIEAYAASGFEALAMEFMPRITRAQSMDVLSSQSNLVGYKAVIEAAVVYGRAFPMMMTAAGTVSAAKVFVMGVGVAGLQAIATARRLGAQVSATDVRSATREQIQSLGAKPIFVEGVRGIEGEGSGGYATEMSPEYQAAQAALVSAHLAKQDIVITTALIPGKPAPRLLSDAQIATMRAGSVIVDLAVEQGGNVEGVVAGELVVRHGVTIVGYTNVPSRVAADASALYARNLYNFLFAFWDKEAGRPVLDAEVGDAVRLTKDGRIVNARLLPQPVAAE, from the coding sequence ATGAAGATCGCCGTTGTCCGCGAGCACGCGGATGGAGAGAAGCGCGTGGCCGCGACGCCCGAGACGGTGAAGAAGTTCATCGCGCTTGGTGCCGACATCGCAGTTGAAGTCGGCGCCGGCGCGTCTTCCCACATTACCGATGAAGACTACCGCGCCGCAGGCGCGACTGTGGCGAACCGCGCGGCCACGCTTGCCGAAGCCAACATCGTGCTGGCGGTGCAAGGGCCAGAAGCCGCCAGTCTTGCCGGTGCCACGCCAGGTGCCTGGGTGGTCGGCGCGCTCAACCCCTTTGCGCACGGGGCCAAGATCGAGGCTTACGCCGCCTCCGGATTCGAGGCGTTGGCGATGGAATTCATGCCGCGTATCACCCGCGCGCAGTCGATGGACGTGTTGTCCAGCCAATCCAACCTCGTCGGCTACAAGGCGGTGATAGAGGCGGCTGTGGTCTACGGTCGCGCCTTTCCGATGATGATGACTGCCGCGGGGACGGTGAGCGCGGCCAAGGTGTTCGTCATGGGCGTGGGTGTCGCTGGGCTGCAGGCGATCGCCACCGCGCGCCGTCTAGGCGCGCAAGTCTCCGCGACCGACGTGCGCTCCGCCACCCGCGAGCAGATCCAATCACTCGGCGCAAAGCCGATCTTTGTTGAGGGCGTGCGTGGCATCGAAGGCGAAGGAAGCGGCGGCTATGCCACCGAGATGTCGCCCGAGTACCAGGCCGCGCAGGCGGCGCTGGTTTCAGCGCATCTTGCCAAGCAGGATATCGTTATCACGACCGCTCTCATCCCGGGCAAGCCGGCACCACGCCTGCTCAGTGACGCACAGATCGCCACCATGCGGGCAGGCAGCGTGATCGTTGACCTCGCCGTCGAGCAAGGTGGCAATGTCGAAGGCGTGGTCGCCGGCGAACTGGTGGTGCGCCACGGCGTCACGATCGTCGGCTACACCAACGTACCCAGCCGCGTTGCCGCCGATGCCTCGGCACTCTACGCGCGCAACCTCTACAACTTCCTTTTCGCCTTCTGGGACAAGGAAGCCGGCAGGCCGGTCCTCGACGCAGAGGTCGGTGACGCCGTCCGCCTCACCAAGGACGGCCGGATCGTCAACGCAAGGCTGCTGCCGCAGCCGGTCGCGGCCGAGTAA
- a CDS encoding EthD domain-containing protein translates to MFKTAVLIRKNPALTVAEFREHYETKHAPLAASLMPKLRRYTRHFATAYGNATYSGGDDHQDLDVITEMWFDSEADFQEAMAHLSQPEVAAVLGADEERVFDRSSIRIYLLEDSGDAIN, encoded by the coding sequence ATGTTCAAGACCGCAGTTCTGATCCGCAAGAACCCTGCGCTCACTGTCGCGGAATTTCGCGAGCATTACGAGACGAAGCACGCTCCGCTCGCGGCGAGCCTGATGCCGAAGTTACGGCGATACACGCGGCACTTTGCCACCGCTTATGGCAACGCTACTTACTCAGGCGGCGACGACCACCAGGATCTCGACGTCATCACCGAGATGTGGTTCGACAGCGAGGCCGACTTCCAAGAGGCCATGGCGCATCTATCGCAGCCGGAAGTCGCCGCGGTGCTGGGCGCTGACGAGGAGCGGGTGTTCGACCGCTCGTCAATCCGGATCTACCTGCTCGAAGATAGCGGCGACGCGATAAACTGA
- a CDS encoding aldehyde dehydrogenase: MQHPAASFISRGDKQVLIDGKWVDAIDGQTFETFNPSTGEVIGRVAKCSAADVDAAVAAARRAFEGEWSRVKPYDRQLILLRLADLIDRNFDELVMLDTLEMGAPVARAAWIKRRALSLLHYYAGMATQLGGETIENSAPGDIFAYTLREPVGVVGAIIPWNSPLTSTVWKIAPAIATGCTVVFKPAEEASLTSLRIAELATEAGLPPGVLNMVTGKGDVGAAMSEHPGIDKIAFTGSTETGQRIIRASAGNIKRLSLELGGKSPDIVLADADLDAAVPGAAMAVFSNTGQICSAGSRLFVERKIYDEFVSRVAAFAETLKVGNSLDPSVQIGPLVSSKQLERVTGYMAKGKDEGAGLVTGGAQLTEGDLGKGYFVSPTVFKDVSDTMTIAREEIFGPVVSAIPFDDLDEVVRRANDTPFGLGSGVWTRDVSKAHRLARAVRAGSVWVNCYQVMEPNVPFGGYKMSGYGRESGREHLEEYLNTKAVWVNMG; encoded by the coding sequence ATGCAACATCCCGCCGCAAGCTTCATCAGTCGCGGCGACAAGCAGGTCCTGATCGATGGCAAGTGGGTCGACGCAATCGATGGTCAAACCTTTGAGACGTTCAATCCGTCCACCGGCGAGGTAATCGGTCGCGTCGCGAAGTGCTCGGCTGCGGACGTCGACGCTGCCGTCGCCGCTGCACGCCGGGCCTTTGAAGGCGAGTGGAGTCGGGTCAAGCCATACGATCGACAGTTGATCCTGCTGCGGCTGGCAGATCTGATCGACCGTAACTTCGACGAACTCGTCATGCTCGACACGCTCGAAATGGGCGCGCCGGTGGCACGCGCGGCGTGGATCAAGCGCCGCGCCTTGTCGCTGCTGCACTACTACGCCGGCATGGCGACGCAGCTTGGCGGCGAGACCATCGAAAACTCGGCGCCCGGCGACATCTTCGCCTACACGCTGCGCGAACCGGTCGGCGTGGTCGGCGCCATCATCCCGTGGAACAGCCCGCTCACCTCGACGGTGTGGAAGATTGCTCCTGCCATCGCGACCGGATGCACGGTGGTGTTCAAGCCGGCCGAGGAAGCGTCGCTCACCTCGCTGCGCATTGCCGAACTGGCGACGGAGGCGGGCTTGCCGCCTGGCGTCCTGAACATGGTCACGGGCAAGGGCGATGTCGGCGCGGCGATGTCGGAGCATCCCGGCATCGATAAGATCGCATTCACCGGTTCGACCGAGACCGGTCAGCGGATCATCCGGGCGTCCGCCGGCAACATCAAGCGCCTCTCGCTCGAACTCGGCGGCAAGTCTCCCGACATTGTGTTGGCCGACGCCGATCTCGACGCGGCCGTGCCCGGGGCGGCGATGGCAGTGTTCTCCAACACCGGCCAAATCTGCAGCGCGGGAAGCCGGCTCTTCGTCGAGCGCAAGATCTACGACGAGTTTGTCTCGCGGGTCGCGGCTTTCGCCGAGACATTGAAGGTCGGCAACAGTCTCGATCCCAGCGTCCAGATCGGCCCTCTCGTTTCGAGCAAGCAGCTGGAGCGGGTCACCGGGTACATGGCGAAGGGGAAGGACGAAGGCGCAGGCCTGGTGACTGGCGGTGCGCAGCTGACCGAGGGCGATCTCGGGAAGGGCTACTTCGTCTCCCCGACCGTGTTCAAGGACGTGTCGGATACCATGACTATCGCGCGCGAGGAGATCTTCGGCCCGGTCGTCTCGGCGATCCCTTTCGACGATCTGGATGAAGTGGTGCGTCGTGCCAATGATACGCCGTTCGGGCTTGGTTCGGGTGTCTGGACACGCGACGTCAGCAAGGCTCACCGGTTGGCGCGAGCAGTTCGGGCCGGCTCGGTGTGGGTGAACTGCTACCAGGTCATGGAGCCCAACGTCCCGTTCGGCGGCTATAAGATGAGCGGCTACGGCCGCGAGTCCGGCCGCGAGCACCTCGAGGAATATCTCAACACCAAGGCCGTTTGGGTCAACATGGGCTGA
- a CDS encoding alpha/beta hydrolase, with protein sequence MPSQESEALSDLYRDWSRRMAANPAMAIDEFRDLFEEWAGVTGTPEKITFTEAMVGDIPVTWARPDDTSERLLVCLHGGGYVTGSRASHGKLFGHIALATAASALIVEYRRAPESPYPAALEDALACYRHALASGVAPERIAFVGDSAGGGLCISAALALRRDGLPRPGAIFLMSPWLDLSASGESYDSNAEHDLIVSRPVIQGLVPALLGEHGDINDPIANPILADPNGLPPLLIQVGGHESFVDDSRAFAAKAQQAGVTVELEIVPEMQHVFHFLAGAAPEADAAIQRAGAWLKAQLGEH encoded by the coding sequence ATGCCAAGTCAGGAATCTGAAGCCCTGTCAGACCTCTATCGCGACTGGTCACGACGGATGGCGGCGAACCCCGCGATGGCAATCGACGAGTTTCGTGACCTCTTCGAAGAGTGGGCAGGGGTGACAGGGACACCTGAAAAAATCACGTTCACGGAAGCGATGGTGGGAGACATCCCCGTCACTTGGGCCCGGCCGGACGATACCTCCGAACGCCTCCTCGTGTGCCTGCACGGCGGTGGGTACGTGACGGGTTCACGTGCGTCGCACGGTAAATTGTTCGGACATATAGCGCTTGCGACCGCGGCGTCGGCGTTGATCGTCGAGTATCGCCGTGCACCCGAGAGCCCCTATCCTGCAGCTCTCGAAGATGCGCTCGCGTGTTATCGGCACGCACTCGCATCCGGAGTGGCTCCCGAGCGCATCGCGTTCGTAGGCGATTCAGCGGGAGGCGGCCTTTGCATCAGTGCGGCACTGGCCTTGCGACGCGATGGCCTACCCCGCCCGGGCGCAATCTTTCTCATGTCACCTTGGCTGGATCTCTCTGCCAGTGGCGAAAGCTATGATAGCAATGCCGAGCATGATCTGATCGTCAGTCGACCGGTGATCCAGGGCCTCGTTCCCGCATTGCTCGGCGAGCATGGCGACATTAACGACCCGATCGCCAACCCGATCCTTGCCGATCCGAACGGGCTCCCGCCATTACTCATCCAAGTCGGGGGACATGAATCGTTCGTCGACGACAGCCGCGCTTTTGCAGCCAAGGCACAGCAGGCCGGTGTGACAGTTGAGCTGGAGATCGTGCCAGAAATGCAGCACGTGTTCCACTTTCTCGCGGGAGCAGCTCCAGAAGCTGATGCGGCGATCCAACGCGCCGGCGCCTGGCTGAAGGCTCAGCTCGGCGAGCATTGA
- a CDS encoding TetR/AcrR family transcriptional regulator, translating to MLREQKKQGRRVAILHAAEVLIRETGSTEFSMRDLAARAGFSTATTYNLIGSKSTVLYALLNQSLDRVGAARSNLPIGPDPIEHVFQAADAAVNYYTADANFYRPLQRFLLSMSDPIQRPRYMQRAFVYWYDALAGFENTATLKGKLVREDLANQLMLSYAGVITLWVHDELDSQQFRDQIRTNVAFTLLALSEPKHRERLLDLIGDARTTAPILIQGGDLDDFTVTE from the coding sequence ATGCTGAGGGAGCAGAAAAAGCAAGGGCGACGAGTAGCAATCCTGCACGCGGCTGAAGTGCTCATTCGTGAAACAGGTTCTACGGAATTTTCAATGCGGGATTTAGCCGCCCGTGCCGGGTTCAGCACCGCGACGACTTACAACTTGATCGGCTCGAAATCGACCGTCCTCTACGCGCTTCTGAACCAGTCCCTCGATCGCGTCGGCGCTGCGAGATCCAACTTGCCGATCGGCCCGGACCCTATCGAACACGTCTTCCAAGCGGCGGACGCGGCCGTGAACTACTACACGGCCGATGCCAATTTTTACCGGCCCCTCCAGCGTTTCCTGCTAAGCATGTCTGATCCGATACAGCGCCCTCGGTACATGCAGCGCGCCTTTGTCTATTGGTATGATGCCCTGGCAGGCTTCGAGAATACTGCGACTTTGAAAGGCAAGCTGGTGCGCGAGGATCTCGCGAACCAATTGATGCTATCCTACGCCGGCGTCATCACCCTGTGGGTACACGATGAGTTGGACAGCCAACAATTCCGCGACCAGATCCGCACTAATGTCGCGTTCACACTCCTCGCACTTAGCGAGCCAAAGCACCGTGAGCGGCTCCTCGACCTGATTGGGGATGCAAGAACCACCGCCCCCATCCTTATCCAAGGCGGCGACCTCGACGATTTCACGGTGACTGAGTAG